A single genomic interval of Myxococcota bacterium harbors:
- a CDS encoding HAD family phosphatase, with amino-acid sequence MKFEGVLFDLGGVVLGSPLHAIARYERARGLPAGFINRVVMSTGPSGAWSRLERGELRVEAFVPAFEADCLAAGERVEIAPMMEAIGVESQPRPAMLGAIRRLRARGLRVGALTNNWASDAPDQSKERRDLELRALFDAFVESAVVGLRKPDPRIYQLACRALGVTPDRAVFLDDIGANLKAARALGMHTIKVESPEQALPELAAAVGFSLG; translated from the coding sequence ATGAAGTTCGAGGGCGTCTTGTTCGACCTGGGCGGCGTGGTGCTGGGCTCGCCCCTGCACGCGATCGCGCGCTACGAGCGCGCGCGCGGGCTGCCGGCGGGGTTCATCAACCGGGTCGTGATGTCGACCGGCCCTTCGGGAGCGTGGTCGCGGCTGGAGCGCGGCGAGCTGCGGGTGGAGGCCTTCGTGCCCGCGTTCGAGGCCGACTGTCTCGCCGCGGGCGAGCGGGTGGAGATCGCGCCCATGATGGAGGCGATCGGCGTCGAGTCACAGCCGCGCCCCGCCATGCTCGGCGCGATCCGCAGGCTGCGCGCGCGCGGTCTGCGCGTGGGCGCACTCACCAACAACTGGGCGAGCGACGCGCCCGACCAGAGCAAGGAGCGCCGCGACCTCGAGCTGCGCGCGCTGTTCGACGCCTTCGTGGAGTCGGCGGTGGTGGGGCTGCGCAAGCCCGATCCGCGCATCTACCAGCTCGCGTGCCGCGCGCTCGGCGTCACGCCCGACCGGGCGGTGTTCCTGGACGACATCGGCGCCAACCTGAAGGCGGCGCGCGCGCTCGGCATGCACACGATCAAGGTCGAGTCACCGGAGCAGGCGCTGCCGGAGCTCGCGGCCGCGGTCGGCTTCTCGCTCGGCTAG